One segment of Niabella beijingensis DNA contains the following:
- a CDS encoding SusC/RagA family TonB-linked outer membrane protein, translating into MKAKQFITICLFLLVSSILHAQEKTVTGRVTGPGGDPLSGVTVLIKKTNTAVVTDEQGSYAIKAAPNAVLVFSFIGYLTKEVPVKNETDIPVVLQESNVELTGVVVTALGIKRAERSLTYSTQSISGSDLVKAKDVNPMNNLIGKVSGLQINRSSSGIGGSVSIVLRGLKSNRSNQPLYVIDGLPVVNTAGSGTTGPFGGNTDRGDILSSLNPDDIQSINVLKGASASALYGSQGANGAIMITTKKGAAGTTKIDVSSTVMIDQAFYLPKLQYAYGQSASEKGDAEDSWGKPGSYQDHVKDFFNLGATFINSIALSGGTEKSRNYFSYANTSNKGVMPTNTFKQHSLSFRNSAKFFNDKLTFDGSLMYAFQDVHNRPSSGLYFNPLSGLYMFPRGLDFNRFKNEYQYLSPTRNLLLQNWFNINADAGLGGTHHSQNPYWILNKIPTDQSRHSLIGAASLKYDLNDWLSISTRGTLNRVWNKFERKVAAGTQGVLSGQTTGGTAVDNGRYIREEIVSTNKYGDLLLIGNRDLSEDLSLNFTVGTAISDLNSYGWNLDARQLTVANGFSMANLSRKDPINALTEVYQRSQTQSLFASANLGFKKYLFLDLTGRNDWSSTLASTPNEKQGFFYYSAGIAAVLSDLLHLQNNYSKLRLSYAQVGNGVGVFVSQIPEATMASGNIVVNNAGVYNDIPLKPEVSNSWELGYEGRFIDNRLTVDLALYKTNTKNQFFTFQGPLGLLNTTVYLNAGDVENKGIELAVNYNVIKQDHFNWSTGVNYTANRNKVLELHPRLTNAYPIGNFNVLRVGGSFGDFWGKTFLRDASGKIVADKDGTPLGSVDGYIGSSNPKALVGWNNSFTLGKVSLDFTIDGRFGGQVISITQGYLNSFGVSKISADQRESGVPVDMVTQDGKPVTNVPAQKYYQGIGNRDGIIEGEVYDATNIRLRQLSVAYHIPVKSTFIKNASISLVGRNLFFFKNSAPYDPELSTTTATGTDGGQGLDSFGPPTTRSFGLNLNLGF; encoded by the coding sequence ATGAAAGCAAAACAATTCATTACAATTTGCCTGTTCCTGTTGGTCAGCAGTATTCTGCATGCCCAGGAAAAAACAGTAACCGGCCGTGTTACCGGCCCCGGCGGTGATCCGCTCTCCGGTGTCACCGTCCTGATCAAAAAAACAAATACGGCAGTCGTCACGGATGAACAGGGGAGCTACGCTATTAAAGCCGCTCCCAATGCAGTACTCGTTTTTTCTTTTATAGGCTATCTCACAAAAGAAGTGCCGGTAAAAAACGAAACCGATATCCCCGTGGTGCTCCAGGAATCCAATGTTGAGCTTACCGGCGTGGTGGTGACCGCCCTGGGTATCAAGCGGGCGGAACGGTCACTTACCTACTCTACCCAATCCATCAGCGGGTCAGACCTGGTAAAGGCCAAGGATGTAAACCCCATGAATAACCTCATCGGAAAAGTATCCGGCCTGCAGATCAACAGAAGTTCTTCCGGCATCGGGGGGTCGGTAAGCATTGTTTTAAGGGGGCTGAAATCCAACAGAAGTAATCAACCCCTGTATGTAATCGACGGGCTTCCTGTTGTAAATACCGCAGGCAGCGGCACTACAGGTCCCTTCGGCGGCAATACCGACCGGGGCGACATCCTCAGCTCGCTTAACCCGGATGATATTCAAAGTATCAATGTGCTGAAAGGGGCTTCCGCATCGGCATTGTATGGCAGCCAGGGAGCCAATGGCGCTATCATGATCACCACTAAAAAAGGCGCAGCAGGAACTACAAAAATTGATGTTTCAAGTACGGTCATGATCGATCAGGCCTTCTACCTCCCGAAGCTGCAATACGCCTACGGTCAGTCGGCCTCCGAAAAAGGGGATGCGGAAGACAGCTGGGGCAAACCAGGTTCCTATCAGGACCATGTTAAGGATTTTTTCAACCTGGGGGCCACATTTATCAACAGCATTGCGCTGAGCGGAGGCACCGAAAAATCGAGGAACTATTTTTCTTATGCCAATACCAGCAACAAAGGTGTGATGCCCACCAATACGTTTAAACAGCATTCACTGAGCTTCCGTAATTCGGCAAAGTTCTTCAATGACAAACTCACTTTCGACGGAAGTCTGATGTATGCCTTCCAGGACGTACACAACCGGCCTTCATCTGGTTTGTATTTCAACCCGCTCAGCGGGTTGTATATGTTTCCGCGGGGGCTCGATTTCAACCGATTCAAAAACGAATACCAATACCTTTCGCCCACCCGCAACCTGCTGTTGCAAAACTGGTTTAATATCAATGCAGATGCAGGTCTGGGCGGTACCCACCATTCGCAGAACCCTTACTGGATCCTGAATAAGATTCCGACCGACCAGAGCCGGCACAGCCTGATCGGCGCTGCAAGTCTCAAATATGATCTGAATGACTGGCTCAGCATCAGTACCAGGGGAACACTCAACCGGGTATGGAATAAATTTGAACGGAAAGTAGCTGCAGGTACACAGGGTGTCCTGTCCGGTCAGACCACCGGTGGTACTGCCGTCGATAACGGCCGCTATATCCGCGAGGAGATCGTTTCCACCAATAAATACGGCGATCTGCTGTTGATCGGTAACAGGGATCTGAGCGAAGATCTGAGTCTGAATTTTACAGTAGGTACAGCTATTTCTGACCTGAACAGCTATGGATGGAACCTGGACGCCCGGCAGCTGACTGTGGCCAACGGCTTCTCAATGGCCAATCTTTCCCGGAAAGATCCCATTAACGCACTTACAGAAGTATATCAACGCAGCCAGACACAATCGCTTTTTGCATCGGCCAATTTAGGATTTAAAAAATACCTTTTCCTGGATCTTACCGGAAGGAATGACTGGTCATCCACACTGGCCAGCACGCCCAATGAAAAGCAGGGGTTCTTTTACTACTCTGCCGGTATCGCAGCAGTATTGTCAGATCTGCTACATTTGCAGAACAACTACAGCAAACTCCGGCTCTCTTATGCCCAGGTAGGAAATGGTGTAGGTGTTTTTGTATCGCAGATACCGGAGGCCACTATGGCCAGCGGCAATATCGTGGTAAACAATGCAGGCGTATATAATGACATACCGTTAAAACCCGAAGTAAGCAACAGCTGGGAACTGGGATATGAAGGCCGGTTCATCGATAATCGCCTTACAGTAGACCTCGCATTATATAAGACCAATACAAAAAACCAGTTCTTTACCTTCCAGGGACCGCTGGGATTACTGAACACCACTGTTTATCTCAATGCCGGCGATGTGGAAAATAAGGGGATTGAGCTGGCGGTGAATTACAATGTGATCAAACAGGACCATTTCAACTGGAGCACCGGTGTAAATTATACGGCAAACAGGAACAAGGTACTGGAACTGCACCCGCGGCTTACCAACGCCTATCCTATCGGCAACTTTAATGTACTCCGCGTAGGCGGATCCTTTGGCGATTTCTGGGGCAAGACCTTTTTGAGGGATGCCAGTGGCAAGATCGTTGCAGATAAGGACGGTACGCCACTCGGATCAGTAGACGGTTATATCGGCTCCTCTAACCCGAAAGCCCTTGTAGGCTGGAACAACAGCTTTACATTAGGAAAGGTATCGCTGGACTTTACGATTGACGGTCGGTTTGGCGGCCAGGTGATCAGTATCACGCAAGGTTATCTGAATTCCTTTGGCGTTAGTAAAATCAGTGCCGATCAGCGGGAATCCGGTGTACCTGTAGACATGGTTACACAGGACGGCAAACCCGTCACCAATGTCCCGGCGCAAAAGTACTACCAGGGGATCGGAAACCGCGATGGCATTATTGAAGGAGAAGTGTACGATGCCACCAATATCCGGCTCCGGCAGCTTTCAGTGGCCTATCACATCCCGGTAAAATCAACTTTTATTAAAAACGCGAGTATCAGCCTGGTAGGCCGCAACCTGTTCTTTTTTAAGAATAGTGCACCCTATGATCCGGAGTTAAGTACTACTACCGCTACAGGAACCGATGGAGGACAGGGACTCGACAGCTTCGGACCTCCTACCACGCGTAGCTTTGGTCTTAATCTGAATCTGGGTTTCTAA
- a CDS encoding SusD/RagB family nutrient-binding outer membrane lipoprotein — protein MKQSNSFLRVLVPLVLLFMCSCTKDFKDLNTNPIGLTKEQEDADYTLMSALLQQAQRFVIPEDVGTYQLSENLTSDSYSGYMGAEAPFRSNANNLTYSLVDDWNKSIWVSRYTNVMNPTYKVIAAAQQNPSLKDLEALARIIRVSALSRVSDKIGPVIYSHYNLPNDDGTISYDAQKDAYRLFFKDLDTAISILKTMPATVSPQMKNADLAYTADNYTNWLKYANTLKLRLALRIALIDAGMAKTQGESALDPANGGLLSENSQNCSVSLSVSHPLNVIVNDWSDTRMGAPMESIMGGYNDPRMPKYFQTATDPKVTGQYKGIRSGINIDEKSRYDSYSKLVFFPVNKMQLMVAAESWFLRAEAALRGWANAGDAKINYENGIDRSFTMYGLNANAYKSNATSKPKPYIDPKALTPGENDIKAGSPYLSTITIQWNAADNNNRKLERIITQKWIAIFPDGEEAWAEYRRTGYPILFPVIANKSAGVIPTLPGIRSIPIPQVEFTTNKKAAEEAAATMSGPSNGATRLWWDVVDKSFK, from the coding sequence ATGAAACAATCTAATTCATTTTTACGGGTACTTGTCCCCCTTGTGCTGCTGTTCATGTGCAGCTGTACCAAAGATTTCAAGGACTTAAATACAAATCCTATCGGCCTTACAAAAGAGCAGGAAGATGCGGATTACACGCTCATGTCGGCGCTCCTGCAGCAGGCGCAACGCTTTGTCATTCCTGAGGATGTCGGCACTTACCAGCTGTCCGAAAACCTGACCAGCGACTCCTATTCCGGGTACATGGGCGCCGAAGCACCTTTCCGGTCCAATGCCAATAACCTCACGTATAGCCTGGTGGACGACTGGAATAAATCCATTTGGGTTTCACGCTATACCAATGTAATGAATCCCACCTATAAAGTGATCGCTGCCGCCCAACAAAACCCATCGCTTAAAGACCTGGAAGCCCTGGCCAGGATCATACGGGTTTCGGCACTTTCGCGCGTAAGCGATAAAATAGGACCGGTTATTTACAGTCATTATAATTTGCCCAATGATGATGGGACCATCAGTTACGACGCGCAAAAGGATGCTTATCGTCTGTTTTTTAAGGACCTCGACACCGCTATTTCCATTTTAAAGACCATGCCCGCCACGGTTTCCCCTCAGATGAAGAATGCGGACCTCGCCTATACTGCGGACAATTATACCAACTGGCTTAAATATGCCAATACGCTAAAGCTGAGGCTGGCATTACGTATTGCGCTGATTGATGCTGGCATGGCAAAAACGCAGGGAGAATCGGCCCTGGATCCGGCAAACGGAGGGCTGCTTAGTGAAAACAGTCAGAACTGTTCGGTGTCTCTAAGCGTATCGCACCCGTTGAATGTAATTGTAAATGACTGGAGTGATACCCGGATGGGAGCACCGATGGAGTCCATCATGGGCGGATACAATGATCCCCGGATGCCGAAATATTTCCAAACGGCCACCGATCCTAAAGTTACCGGTCAGTATAAGGGGATCAGAAGCGGTATCAACATCGATGAAAAGTCTCGGTATGATTCTTATTCAAAACTGGTATTTTTTCCCGTAAATAAAATGCAGCTGATGGTTGCCGCAGAGTCGTGGTTTTTAAGGGCAGAAGCTGCGTTGCGGGGCTGGGCAAATGCCGGTGATGCAAAAATCAATTATGAGAACGGTATCGACCGTTCATTTACCATGTATGGCCTGAATGCCAACGCGTATAAAAGCAATGCAACCAGCAAACCCAAGCCCTATATCGATCCGAAGGCACTCACGCCCGGAGAAAATGATATAAAAGCTGGTTCGCCTTACCTGAGCACCATTACCATTCAATGGAATGCTGCGGATAATAACAACCGGAAGCTGGAGCGGATCATTACCCAGAAATGGATCGCCATTTTCCCCGACGGCGAAGAAGCCTGGGCGGAATACCGCAGGACCGGGTATCCGATACTGTTTCCGGTGATCGCCAATAAAAGCGCAGGGGTCATCCCAACCCTGCCCGGCATAAGAAGCATCCCCATACCACAGGTGGAATTTACCACCAACAAAAAAGCAGCGGAAGAAGCTGCAGCCACCATGAGCGGGCCCAGCAACGGGGCGACACGCCTCTGGTGGGATGTGGTGGATAAGTCTTTTAAATAG